The proteins below come from a single Synechococcus sp. WH 8101 genomic window:
- a CDS encoding RodZ family helix-turn-helix domain-containing protein, which produces MRFPRIWRRRKRDQAVVSTGSDGVDPLLAAGQLLRERREERNLSLRDLSRDMRITTPVLEALEKGWRDRLPEAAYLGAMLNRLEHHLDLDPGSLNGALPPVQPSRLQGRQRGAARFTIGSIDIFTTWQGSVVYALVMVGSLLALNQQQRYLAMRNSLSLTPIPPSSDDLQLAPAASDPALQGLRPLDEARRRPLSQWLPPREEAEANNAPTRTGVLELSLNRPSAIRFSSAGGDRSQLNGAQGKLSLQLLPPFSLSIEPAPSATDQVLWNGAPLSASKGQPGTYRLPQTAPRSP; this is translated from the coding sequence ATGAGGTTTCCCAGGATCTGGCGACGGCGCAAGCGCGATCAGGCTGTGGTGAGCACCGGCAGCGACGGCGTGGATCCCCTGCTCGCCGCCGGCCAGCTGCTGCGGGAACGCCGGGAAGAACGCAACCTCTCCCTGCGCGATCTCTCCCGCGACATGAGAATCACCACCCCGGTGCTCGAGGCGCTGGAGAAAGGTTGGCGCGACCGCCTGCCCGAAGCGGCCTACCTGGGCGCCATGCTCAATCGCCTGGAGCATCACCTGGATCTGGATCCAGGCAGTCTCAACGGCGCCTTGCCACCGGTTCAGCCCTCACGCCTGCAGGGCCGACAACGGGGTGCAGCCCGATTCACGATCGGCAGCATCGACATCTTCACCACCTGGCAGGGCAGCGTCGTGTATGCCCTCGTGATGGTGGGGTCCCTGCTGGCCCTGAATCAGCAACAGCGCTACCTCGCCATGCGCAACAGCCTCAGCCTCACCCCGATTCCGCCCAGCAGCGACGATCTCCAGCTCGCCCCCGCCGCCAGCGACCCGGCCCTCCAGGGTCTGCGCCCCCTGGATGAAGCGCGCCGGCGCCCCCTCAGTCAATGGCTGCCGCCGCGGGAAGAAGCCGAAGCCAACAACGCCCCTACCCGCACCGGAGTGCTGGAACTGTCGCTCAACCGCCCCAGCGCCATCCGTTTCAGCAGCGCCGGCGGCGATCGCAGCCAACTCAACGGAGCCCAGGGCAAACTCAGCCTCCAGTTGCTCCCCCCCTTCAGCCTCAGCATCGAACCAGCCCCGTCGGCCACCGATCAGGTGCTCTGGAACGGTGCTCCCCTCAGCGCCAGCAAAGGCCAACCGGGGACTTACCGCCTGCCCCAGACCGCGCCGCGCTCTCCATAA
- a CDS encoding pseudouridine synthase has protein sequence MNGERLQKLIAAAGLCSRRKAEELLRQQRVRVNGQVAALGDRADPEQDRICVDGRPLRAPEATRLLLLNKPVGVISSCHDPRGRRTVLDLIPHHLRRGLHPIGRLDADSRGALLLTNRGQLTLRLSHPRYEHSKIYRVWLEGDPSPQYLQTWRDGVWLDGQRTQPARVQRLRREGGRTLLEVTLQEGRNRQIRRTADQLGHPVLDLQRIAIAGIPLGSLAEGEWRALHRGEWRHLMPETGQPTTRR, from the coding sequence TTGAACGGCGAACGCCTCCAGAAACTGATCGCCGCCGCTGGCCTCTGTTCCCGCCGTAAGGCGGAGGAGCTGCTGCGGCAGCAACGGGTGCGCGTGAATGGCCAGGTCGCGGCGCTTGGCGATCGGGCCGACCCGGAGCAGGACCGGATCTGTGTGGATGGCCGGCCCCTGAGGGCACCCGAAGCCACCCGGTTGCTCCTGCTCAACAAACCGGTGGGGGTGATCAGCAGCTGCCATGACCCCCGCGGCCGTCGCACCGTGCTTGATCTGATTCCGCACCACCTCCGCCGCGGCCTCCACCCGATCGGACGGCTCGATGCCGACAGTCGCGGCGCCCTGCTGCTCACCAACCGCGGCCAGCTCACCCTGAGGCTCAGCCACCCCCGCTACGAACACAGCAAGATCTATCGGGTCTGGCTGGAAGGCGATCCATCGCCCCAGTACCTGCAAACCTGGCGCGACGGGGTGTGGCTGGATGGGCAGCGCACCCAGCCGGCAAGGGTGCAGCGCCTCCGCCGCGAAGGCGGCCGCACCCTCCTGGAGGTGACACTGCAGGAGGGCCGAAACCGCCAGATCCGCCGCACCGCGGACCAGCTCGGCCATCCGGTGCTCGACCTGCAGCGGATCGCCATCGCCGGCATCCCGCTGGGATCCCTGGCGGAGGGTGAATGGCGGGCCCTGCACAGGGGAGAATGGCGCCATCTGATGCCCGAGACGGGGCAGCCGACGACGCGCCGATGA
- a CDS encoding cell wall metabolism sensor histidine kinase WalK — translation MAEQLGLGLVLGAAIGAAVSWTGQRQQRQRRSQRGAVLQGKTLTTPQLLAWIDAATQGWLILTPDLTIAYINEKAERLLQISRNLLVRGQPLEEVLSIPELEEAIVRVRHQQRPQRTEWEWQSDPLEAIVLPGSDEWLLVLLQSCRSLEAQQQQQERWVSDVAHELKTPLTALMLVSDRLESAVQGQDTVLVERLQKELRRLQLMVEDLLELSRLENSLPRDDQAYSALCLDNLVENAWTSIRPLAEERGVSLALHSDEPAPLLGDQRRLHRAILNLLDNALRYSPDHSQVEVEILPSGGWWLLSIRDHGPGLSEKDLTNMFQRFYRGDPSRARSNRSGSGLGLAIVQQIAVNHGGRIQARNHPEGGTNVELLLPKGGQAA, via the coding sequence ATGGCAGAACAGCTCGGCCTGGGCCTGGTGCTGGGGGCAGCGATTGGAGCGGCCGTCAGCTGGACAGGGCAACGCCAACAGCGCCAGCGAAGGTCTCAACGGGGTGCGGTGCTCCAGGGCAAGACCCTCACCACCCCCCAGCTGCTCGCCTGGATTGATGCCGCCACCCAGGGATGGCTGATCCTCACCCCCGACCTCACCATCGCCTACATCAACGAAAAGGCGGAGCGGTTGCTGCAGATCTCCCGCAACCTGCTCGTGCGCGGCCAACCGCTCGAAGAGGTGCTCTCCATTCCCGAGCTGGAGGAAGCGATCGTGCGGGTGCGCCACCAGCAACGTCCCCAGCGCACGGAATGGGAATGGCAGAGCGACCCACTCGAAGCGATCGTGCTGCCGGGCTCAGATGAATGGTTGCTCGTGCTGCTGCAGAGCTGTCGCTCCCTGGAAGCCCAGCAACAGCAACAGGAGCGCTGGGTCAGCGATGTGGCCCACGAACTGAAAACGCCCCTCACCGCCCTGATGCTCGTGAGCGATCGGCTCGAATCGGCCGTGCAGGGGCAAGACACCGTGCTGGTGGAGCGGCTCCAGAAGGAATTACGCCGGCTGCAGCTGATGGTGGAAGACCTGCTCGAACTCTCGCGCCTGGAGAACAGCCTCCCCCGCGATGACCAGGCCTACAGCGCGCTCTGCCTCGACAATCTGGTGGAGAACGCCTGGACGAGCATCCGCCCCCTCGCCGAAGAGCGCGGGGTGTCGCTGGCCCTGCACAGCGATGAGCCGGCACCCCTGCTCGGCGACCAGCGGCGCCTGCACCGGGCCATCCTCAACCTGCTCGACAACGCCCTGCGCTATTCCCCCGACCACAGCCAGGTGGAGGTCGAGATCCTTCCTAGCGGTGGCTGGTGGCTGCTCTCGATCCGGGACCATGGCCCCGGCCTCAGCGAAAAGGATCTCACCAACATGTTCCAGCGCTTTTACCGCGGCGATCCCTCCAGGGCGCGCTCGAACCGCAGCGGCAGCGGTCTCGGCCTGGCGATCGTGCAGCAGATCGCCGTCAATCACGGTGGACGCATCCAGGCCCGGAACCACCCCGAAGGCGGCACGAATGTGGAACTGCTGCTCCCCAAGGGTGGCCAGGCAGCTTGA
- a CDS encoding response regulator transcription factor codes for MALERSFPVISPAATAVSTARLLLVEDDESIRETVREALKAEGFDVLACGDGAEALASLTDAAAEPVDLVVLDLMLPGLGGLDLCRQLRKNDNSTPILVISARDSETDRVLGLEVGADDYLVKPFGLRELVARCRALLRRSQQPSSSEAPPQVYRHENLCLFAEECRVSRDDHDLTLSPKEYKILELFIKNPRRVWSRDQLLERIWGIDFVGDTKTVDVHIRWLREKIEDEPSAPKHIRTVRGFGYRFG; via the coding sequence ATGGCGCTAGAGCGGAGCTTCCCGGTGATCAGCCCAGCCGCCACGGCCGTCAGCACGGCCCGGCTTCTCCTGGTGGAAGACGATGAATCGATCCGGGAAACGGTCCGCGAAGCCCTAAAAGCTGAAGGCTTCGATGTGCTTGCCTGCGGCGATGGCGCCGAAGCGCTGGCCTCCCTCACCGACGCCGCCGCCGAACCGGTCGATCTCGTGGTGCTCGATCTGATGCTCCCCGGCCTCGGCGGTCTCGATCTCTGCCGCCAGCTGCGCAAAAACGACAACAGCACCCCGATCCTGGTGATCAGCGCCCGCGACAGCGAAACCGATCGCGTGCTCGGCCTGGAGGTGGGTGCCGACGATTACCTGGTCAAACCCTTCGGCCTGCGCGAACTGGTGGCTCGCTGCCGCGCCTTGTTACGCCGCTCCCAGCAACCCTCCAGCAGCGAAGCGCCGCCCCAGGTGTATCGCCACGAAAACCTCTGCCTGTTTGCCGAGGAATGCCGGGTCAGCCGCGATGACCACGACCTCACCCTCTCCCCGAAGGAATACAAAATCCTCGAACTGTTCATCAAGAATCCCCGCCGGGTGTGGAGCCGTGATCAGCTGCTGGAACGCATCTGGGGCATCGATTTCGTCGGCGACACCAAAACCGTGGATGTGCACATTCGCTGGCTCAGGGAGAAGATCGAAGACGAACCCTCCGCACCGAAACACATCCGCACCGTGCGCGGTTTCGGTTACCGCTTCGGCTGA
- a CDS encoding RpoD/SigA family RNA polymerase sigma factor has protein sequence MAPLSVLPDVDLVRSYLRDIGRVPLLSHQQEITLGRQVQELMELEALESELRDQRGGEAVPAGELATAAGLSALQLKRKLQAGRRAKERMVAANLRLVVSVAKKYTKRNMELLDLIQEGTIGLVRGVEKFDPTRGYKFSTYAYWWIRQGITRAIAEKSRTIRLPIHITEMLNKLKKGQRELSQELGRTPTVTELAAFVELPEEEVKDLMCRARQPVSLEMKVGDGDDTELLELLAGDGELPEEQVEVECLKGDLRDLLEQLPDLQRRVLRMRYGMDGEEPMSLTGIAKSLRMSRDRTRRLEREGLEMLRRFDGQLEAYVAA, from the coding sequence ATGGCTCCCCTGTCCGTTCTCCCCGACGTCGATCTGGTGCGTTCGTACCTGCGGGACATCGGTCGTGTGCCGTTGCTGAGCCATCAGCAGGAGATCACGTTGGGCCGCCAGGTGCAGGAGCTGATGGAGCTGGAAGCGCTGGAGTCTGAGCTGCGCGATCAGCGCGGTGGTGAGGCGGTGCCGGCAGGGGAATTGGCGACAGCGGCGGGGTTGAGTGCGCTGCAACTGAAGCGAAAGCTCCAGGCGGGCCGCCGCGCCAAAGAGCGGATGGTGGCGGCGAATTTGAGGTTGGTGGTGAGTGTGGCCAAGAAATACACCAAGCGGAATATGGAACTGCTGGACCTGATCCAGGAGGGAACGATCGGCCTGGTGCGGGGTGTGGAGAAATTCGACCCAACGCGGGGCTACAAGTTCAGTACGTATGCGTATTGGTGGATCCGTCAGGGGATCACGCGGGCGATTGCGGAGAAGAGCCGCACGATCCGGCTGCCGATCCACATCACCGAGATGCTCAACAAGCTGAAGAAAGGGCAGCGTGAACTGAGCCAGGAGCTGGGGCGCACACCGACGGTGACGGAACTGGCGGCATTTGTGGAACTGCCGGAGGAGGAGGTGAAAGACCTGATGTGCCGTGCGCGTCAGCCGGTGAGCCTGGAGATGAAGGTGGGGGATGGAGATGACACCGAATTGTTGGAGCTCTTGGCAGGTGATGGCGAATTGCCTGAGGAGCAGGTGGAGGTGGAGTGCTTGAAGGGCGACCTGCGGGATCTATTGGAACAACTGCCGGACCTGCAACGGCGTGTGTTGCGGATGCGGTATGGGATGGACGGCGAGGAGCCGATGAGCCTCACCGGGATCGCCAAGTCGTTGCGGATGAGCCGTGATCGCACCCGCCGGCTCGAACGCGAAGGCCTCGAGATGCTGCGCCGCTTCGATGGCCAACTGGAGGCCTACGTGGCGGCTTGA
- a CDS encoding AarF/ABC1/UbiB kinase family protein — translation MTGSIGTSAERSRSCEPEIRYAPGRDARWLLLRPWIAIPRAIQILWAMIGLLLSLLIRGGSQNPQVQRNLARRLLRTLTDLGPCFIKVGQALSTRPDLIRRDWLDELTRLQDDLPPFPHGIALKTVEEDLGAPVEQLFADFPDAPVAAASLGQVYRARLHGQHWVAVKVQRPNLPFILRRDMVLIRSLGVLTAPFLPLNLGFGLGEIIDEFGRSLFEEIDYGCEADNAERFAALFADNPAVTIPKVERLLSSRRVLTTSWIHGTKLRDRQELRAQRLDPSALIRTGVISGLQQLLEFGYFHADPHPGNLFALSGRSGDLGHVAYVDFGMMDSISDADRLTLTGAVVHLINRDFASLAKDFQTLGFLAPDADLTPIIPALEEVLGGSLGDAVGSFNFKAITDRFSELMFDYPFRVPARFALIIRAVVSQEGLALRLDPDFRIIAVAYPYVARRLLAGDTREMREKLLEVIFDGDGHLRIERLESLLNVVGEEATSPGLDLLPVAGAGLRLLFGRDGADLRKRLLLTLIKDDRLSTEDIGALMGLLRRTFSPRRVAGDMLQRLNPLAVA, via the coding sequence ATGACAGGCAGCATCGGAACCAGCGCTGAACGATCGCGCTCCTGCGAGCCGGAGATCCGCTACGCCCCAGGCCGCGATGCCCGCTGGTTACTGCTCCGCCCCTGGATCGCCATTCCGCGGGCCATCCAGATTCTCTGGGCCATGATCGGACTGCTGCTCAGCCTCCTGATCCGCGGCGGCAGCCAGAACCCCCAGGTGCAGCGCAACCTGGCCCGCCGCCTGCTGCGCACCCTCACCGATCTGGGGCCCTGTTTCATCAAGGTCGGGCAGGCGCTCTCCACCCGGCCCGACCTGATCCGGCGCGACTGGCTCGATGAACTGACCCGCCTTCAGGATGATCTGCCCCCCTTCCCCCATGGAATCGCTCTGAAAACGGTGGAGGAGGACCTCGGCGCTCCGGTGGAGCAGCTGTTCGCCGACTTCCCCGATGCGCCCGTGGCCGCCGCCAGTCTCGGCCAGGTGTATCGAGCCCGGCTGCACGGCCAGCACTGGGTGGCGGTGAAGGTGCAACGCCCGAATCTGCCCTTCATCCTCCGGCGCGACATGGTGCTGATCCGCAGCCTCGGCGTGCTCACGGCGCCGTTTCTGCCCTTGAACCTGGGCTTCGGGCTGGGGGAGATCATTGATGAATTCGGCCGCAGCCTGTTCGAAGAAATCGATTACGGCTGCGAGGCCGACAACGCCGAGCGGTTTGCCGCGCTGTTCGCCGACAACCCGGCGGTCACGATCCCAAAAGTGGAGCGTTTGCTCTCCAGCCGGCGCGTGCTCACCACCAGCTGGATCCACGGCACCAAACTGCGCGATCGGCAGGAACTGAGGGCGCAGCGCCTCGATCCCAGTGCCCTGATTCGCACCGGCGTGATCAGTGGCCTGCAGCAATTGCTCGAGTTCGGCTATTTCCATGCCGATCCCCACCCCGGCAACCTGTTTGCCCTCAGCGGCCGCAGCGGCGATCTGGGCCATGTGGCCTACGTCGATTTCGGGATGATGGATTCGATCAGCGATGCCGATCGCCTCACCCTCACCGGTGCGGTGGTGCACCTGATCAATCGCGACTTCGCGTCCCTGGCCAAGGATTTCCAGACCCTGGGCTTCCTGGCCCCTGACGCGGATCTGACCCCGATCATTCCGGCGCTGGAGGAGGTGCTCGGCGGCAGCCTCGGTGATGCCGTGGGCTCCTTCAACTTCAAGGCGATCACCGATCGGTTCTCGGAGCTGATGTTCGATTACCCGTTCCGGGTGCCGGCCCGGTTCGCCCTGATCATCCGGGCGGTGGTGAGTCAGGAAGGTCTGGCGCTGCGGCTCGACCCCGACTTCCGAATCATCGCCGTGGCCTATCCCTATGTGGCCAGGCGACTGCTAGCGGGCGACACCCGCGAGATGCGCGAGAAGTTGCTGGAGGTGATCTTCGATGGCGACGGCCATCTGCGGATTGAACGCCTGGAGAGCCTGCTGAACGTGGTGGGCGAGGAGGCGACCAGCCCTGGCCTCGATCTGCTGCCCGTGGCCGGAGCGGGCCTGAGGCTGCTGTTCGGCCGGGATGGCGCCGATCTGCGCAAACGGCTGCTGCTGACGCTGATCAAAGATGACCGGCTCAGCACCGAGGACATCGGCGCCCTGATGGGGCTGCTCAGACGCACCTTCAGCCCCAGACGGGTGGCCGGCGACATGTTGCAACGGCTCAATCCCCTCGCGGTGGCTTGA
- a CDS encoding aminotransferase class I/II-fold pyridoxal phosphate-dependent enzyme: protein MAALLSHLRSGRFAAPIDALHLPAHGRGAGLPVAMRRLLRRRPGSWDLPELPQIGGPLESEGAVAASQRAAAAAVGVSACWYGVNGATGLLQAALLALASPGQAVLMPRNAHRSLIQACALGGLTPLLFDLPFLSDRGHVGALEAAWLERVLAELDRQGQTPAAAVLVHPTYHGYASDPLPLVALLHQRGLPVLVDEAHGAHLQPGVDPALPISSLAAGADLVVHSLHKSAAGLGQTAVLWCQGTQVDPELVQRCLGWLQTTSPSALLLASCDTALHQWQRPRGRRALRRCLDQGRALADRLSDAGVPLLRTPDPLRLIWHTAAAGINGLEADAWLLQRRLIAELPEPGCLTFCLGFARHRGLAGRMLRRWQQLRLALGSSTPLPPFTPPPLPLLGAPEHHLVEAWRGPQRAVPLDDACGAIAAQLICPYPPGIPLVIPGERLDRSRLRWLQEQRQLWPDQITAMVKIVA from the coding sequence ATGGCTGCATTGCTGTCGCACCTGCGATCCGGTCGTTTCGCGGCCCCGATCGATGCCCTGCATCTTCCCGCCCATGGCCGGGGCGCTGGCCTGCCTGTGGCGATGCGGCGCCTGCTGCGCCGCCGGCCCGGCAGCTGGGACCTGCCGGAGCTGCCCCAAATCGGTGGTCCACTCGAAAGCGAAGGAGCGGTGGCCGCCAGTCAACGGGCTGCTGCCGCTGCGGTCGGGGTCTCCGCCTGCTGGTATGGCGTCAATGGCGCCACGGGGCTGCTTCAGGCGGCCTTGTTGGCGTTGGCGTCACCGGGGCAGGCTGTGCTGATGCCCCGCAACGCCCATCGCAGCCTGATCCAGGCCTGCGCCCTGGGAGGCCTGACGCCGCTGCTGTTCGATCTGCCCTTTCTGAGCGACCGCGGTCATGTGGGCGCCCTGGAGGCGGCCTGGCTGGAGCGCGTTTTGGCGGAGCTCGACCGCCAGGGTCAGACGCCTGCGGCAGCTGTGCTTGTGCATCCCACTTATCACGGCTATGCCAGCGATCCGCTGCCGCTGGTGGCCCTGCTTCACCAGCGCGGCCTGCCTGTGCTGGTGGATGAGGCCCATGGTGCCCATCTCCAGCCCGGCGTTGACCCTGCCCTGCCCATCTCGTCGCTGGCGGCTGGGGCTGATCTGGTGGTGCATTCGCTGCACAAATCCGCCGCCGGCCTCGGCCAGACCGCCGTGCTCTGGTGCCAGGGCACCCAGGTGGACCCGGAGCTGGTTCAGCGCTGCCTGGGCTGGCTGCAGACCACCAGCCCCAGTGCCCTGCTGCTCGCCTCCTGTGACACGGCGCTGCACCAATGGCAGCGACCTCGTGGCCGCCGGGCCCTGCGCCGGTGCCTGGATCAGGGGCGGGCCCTTGCGGATCGGCTCAGCGATGCCGGTGTGCCCTTGCTGCGCACCCCAGACCCCCTGCGCCTGATCTGGCACACGGCCGCTGCCGGCATCAATGGTCTTGAGGCCGATGCCTGGCTCCTGCAGCGGCGGCTGATTGCTGAGTTGCCCGAACCGGGATGCCTCACCTTCTGCCTCGGTTTCGCTCGACACCGGGGCCTGGCGGGTCGGATGCTCCGCCGCTGGCAGCAGCTCCGGCTCGCGCTGGGCAGCTCCACCCCCCTTCCTCCGTTCACACCCCCGCCCTTGCCATTGCTGGGAGCGCCGGAGCATCACCTGGTGGAGGCCTGGCGGGGGCCGCAGCGCGCCGTGCCGCTCGACGACGCCTGTGGTGCGATCGCCGCTCAACTGATCTGCCCCTACCCACCTGGGATTCCACTGGTGATTCCGGGGGAGCGGCTGGATCGGTCCAGGCTGCGCTGGCTGCAGGAGCAGCGCCAGCTTTGGCCGGATCAGATCACGGCTATGGTGAAGATTGTGGCTTGA
- a CDS encoding phosphatidate cytidylyltransferase, with product MQRLSSGLLAGAFGLLVVGLGGWWFTLALGVIVHLGLLEFFRMAQFTGIRPATKTTLVACQLLLISTQWGVAGGLPSHLAAAVLPLSGAAICGWLLLQPVTGSIADIAASIFGLFYLGFLPSHWLRLRNLSAIDLAPALSRLPPWCNGWITAGMVITLMACLMIVASDIGSYAIGRRFGRIPLSPISPGKTVEGAFGGLIAAVLVGIGFAVVLQWPMAPWLGGVLGALVALFALVGDLTESMMKRDAGLKDSGDALPGHGGILDRIDSYLFTPAVVFYAVTLVLPLMP from the coding sequence ATGCAGCGACTCAGCAGTGGCCTCCTCGCTGGAGCGTTCGGACTGCTGGTGGTTGGCTTGGGCGGATGGTGGTTCACCCTCGCCCTCGGTGTGATCGTGCATCTCGGCCTGCTGGAATTCTTCCGCATGGCCCAGTTCACCGGGATCCGGCCAGCCACGAAAACCACCCTGGTGGCCTGTCAGCTGCTGTTGATCAGCACTCAGTGGGGGGTGGCTGGTGGGTTGCCCTCCCATCTGGCCGCTGCCGTGCTTCCCCTCTCCGGGGCCGCCATCTGCGGCTGGTTGTTGCTGCAGCCAGTCACCGGTTCGATCGCCGACATCGCCGCTTCGATCTTCGGCTTGTTTTATCTGGGGTTCCTTCCCAGCCACTGGCTGCGCTTGCGCAATCTCAGCGCCATCGATCTCGCTCCGGCTCTCAGCCGCTTGCCCCCCTGGTGCAACGGCTGGATCACCGCCGGCATGGTGATCACCCTGATGGCCTGCTTGATGATCGTCGCCAGCGACATCGGTTCCTACGCGATTGGCCGACGTTTCGGACGGATTCCGCTCTCGCCGATCTCCCCGGGCAAGACCGTGGAGGGCGCCTTCGGGGGCTTGATTGCCGCCGTGCTCGTGGGCATCGGCTTCGCCGTGGTGCTGCAGTGGCCGATGGCCCCCTGGCTCGGTGGCGTGCTCGGAGCGCTGGTGGCGCTGTTCGCTCTCGTGGGTGATCTCACCGAATCGATGATGAAGCGGGATGCGGGCCTCAAGGATTCCGGTGATGCCTTGCCTGGGCATGGCGGCATCCTCGATCGAATCGACAGCTATCTATTCACACCGGCGGTGGTGTTCTATGCCGTCACCCTGGTGCTGCCCCTGATGCCTTGA
- a CDS encoding DUF2993 domain-containing protein — MTDTSDRTGPLLQLLANGLGLWIRSQCDEVGELNLRLNGSALQLLRGRLVSVELKARRVTFQGLPIQHAQLRSGPLHVNLRPGLPQLQDPFQLNGEVTMLGTDLNRALLSDRWRWLGDWLAAQLMGLPTLGCLTVDNDVLLLEAPVINAGDAIRRRFRLQAAAGTVEIRHLEAEEAVQLPMDPGIQIQEARLQGGQLHLRGEASVNP, encoded by the coding sequence ATGACCGACACCAGCGACCGTACCGGCCCGCTTCTACAGCTGCTCGCCAATGGCCTGGGCCTCTGGATCCGCAGCCAATGCGATGAGGTGGGGGAGTTGAACCTGCGGCTCAATGGTTCTGCCCTGCAGTTGCTGCGCGGTCGACTTGTGTCGGTGGAGCTGAAGGCGCGGCGGGTGACCTTCCAGGGGTTACCGATCCAGCATGCGCAACTGCGCAGCGGGCCCCTGCATGTGAATCTGCGCCCCGGCCTGCCCCAGCTGCAGGACCCCTTTCAGTTGAACGGAGAGGTGACGATGCTGGGCACAGATCTCAACCGGGCCCTGCTCAGTGACCGCTGGCGCTGGCTGGGTGACTGGCTGGCCGCCCAGTTGATGGGCCTGCCCACGCTGGGCTGCCTGACGGTCGACAACGACGTGCTTCTGCTGGAGGCGCCGGTGATCAATGCGGGCGATGCGATTCGACGGCGCTTCCGGCTGCAGGCGGCGGCGGGCACAGTGGAAATTCGCCATCTCGAGGCCGAGGAAGCGGTGCAGCTGCCGATGGACCCAGGCATTCAGATCCAGGAGGCGCGGCTGCAGGGGGGACAGCTGCACCTGCGTGGTGAAGCGAGCGTCAACCCCTGA
- a CDS encoding alpha/beta fold hydrolase, with protein sequence MTNRELLEAAARNLLDPQGRALLQHLEWWNLADGDRTPDLATEPYPLIRIGTGPPVLLLHGFDSCGLEFRRLAPLLASDHTLLIPDLHGFGFSPRPQPEQGRYGPEAVLQHLEALLDQLPQDQPLGLIGASMGGAVAMELARRQPKRIARLLLLAPAGLDGRPMPIPPGLDRLGVWFLSRPGVRRGLCRQAFADPERSVGDAELQIASLQLQVPGWGPSLAAFARSGGFAGCGSPLPPQPLHVLWGKNDRILRPPQRRAAMALLGERLEEVTDCGHLPHLDQPQLVARRWRQPEMPS encoded by the coding sequence TTGACCAACCGGGAGCTGCTCGAGGCAGCCGCCCGCAACCTGCTCGATCCCCAGGGCCGGGCGCTGCTCCAACACCTGGAGTGGTGGAATTTGGCTGATGGCGACCGCACCCCTGACCTGGCCACAGAGCCCTACCCCCTGATCCGGATCGGCACGGGCCCGCCGGTGCTGCTCCTGCATGGCTTCGACAGCTGCGGGCTCGAATTCCGGCGTCTCGCCCCCCTGCTCGCCAGCGATCACACCCTGCTGATCCCCGATCTGCACGGCTTTGGCTTCTCTCCCAGGCCGCAGCCGGAACAGGGTCGCTACGGCCCCGAGGCGGTGCTCCAGCACCTGGAGGCTTTGCTGGATCAGCTGCCTCAAGACCAGCCGCTGGGCCTGATCGGCGCCTCCATGGGCGGAGCGGTGGCGATGGAGCTGGCGCGCCGTCAGCCGAAGCGCATCGCGCGACTGCTGCTGCTGGCGCCGGCCGGTCTCGATGGCCGGCCGATGCCGATTCCTCCCGGACTGGATCGGCTCGGTGTCTGGTTTCTCTCCCGCCCAGGCGTGCGCCGGGGGCTGTGCCGGCAGGCCTTCGCCGATCCGGAGCGCAGCGTCGGCGACGCCGAACTGCAAATCGCCTCGCTTCAGCTCCAGGTGCCGGGTTGGGGCCCCTCCCTGGCGGCCTTCGCCCGCAGCGGTGGCTTCGCCGGCTGCGGCAGCCCGCTGCCTCCCCAGCCTCTGCATGTGCTCTGGGGCAAGAACGACCGCATCCTGCGTCCACCCCAACGGCGCGCTGCCATGGCCTTGCTGGGAGAGAGGCTGGAGGAGGTGACAGACTGCGGTCATCTGCCCCATCTGGATCAGCCCCAGCTGGTGGCCCGCCGCTGGCGGCAACCGGAGATGCCGTCATGA